From Ammospiza caudacuta isolate bAmmCau1 chromosome 39, bAmmCau1.pri, whole genome shotgun sequence, a single genomic window includes:
- the LOC131570844 gene encoding uncharacterized protein LOC131570844 — translation MGPLRLAGRGLAVGQRLFGAALSGACRGAAALLGCPGFPRAHALVLGSIVAILGPLLRGRGDPHSVLASPHNRLEARLTSCAPAWTWLLIGSLLVASHPWLRPPWSSALRAALRLAVGLGLSRAGHALGRALEAATGSCTSPTPLGTLLVPLGDPAACRGAGHRWEGFSPAPQAFALVHCGLGLAEEAAAIGRRLYGHGKMADRRKMAADRGKMAAGHEMAAGHKMAAGYKMAAGYKMAAGHDAEEESKMAPWYKMADESKMAAGYGTGEESKMAAARYKMEERSGWAWPRPSWRPPPRPIGFEWAGPPRYGWGGHLGRPSWFDSGRHFESGGHFEGRHGGHFEPRHGGHFETAGHFESRHGGHYASGGHFEPRRGGHFEGRQLGPFDGGHLEPGRHFDPSGRHFETVRHFESARHLDSGGHFDSGAHFDSGGHFDPHSRHFLPPPPHLQGRHLAGGHFEGAGGHFDGAGGHFEGAGGHFEGGWEAPPTALSVLYLLAVALLVTWHLLLLVTLTYRHTWARNAAGAALGWAAWALTYRGWYRWAWSPGPPGWG, via the exons ATGGGGCCGCTGCGGCTGGCGGGGCGCGGGCTGGCCGTGGGGCAGCGGCTTTTTGGGGCGGCCCTGAGCGGGGCGTGCCGCGGGGCGGCCGCGCTTTTGGGGTGCCCCGGCTTCCCCCGGGCGCACGCGTTGGTTTTGGGGTCGATCGTGGCGATTTTGGGGCCGCTGCTCCGGGGCAGGGGGGACCCGCACAGCGTGCTGGCCTCGCCCCACAACCGCCTGGAGGC CCGCCTGACCTCCTGCGCCCCGGCCTGGACCTGGCTCCTCATTGGCTCCCTCCTCGTCGCCTCCCACCCGTGGCTCCGCCCCCCGTGGAGCTCCGCCCTGCGCGCCGCGCTGCGATTGGCCGTCGGCCTGGGGCTGTCGCGGGCCGGCCACGCCCTCGGCCGCGCCCTGGAGGCGGCCACCGGAAGCTGCACCTCCCCCACGCCGCTGGGGACCCTGCTGGTGCCCCTGGGAGACCCCGCGGCCTGCAGGGGGGCGGGGCACCGCTGGGAGGGCTTTAGCCCCGCCCCCCAGGCCTTCGCCCTGGTGCACTGCGGGCTGGGATTGGCCGAGGAGGCGGCGGCCATCGGCAGGAGGCTGTACGGCCACGGCAAGATGGCCGACCGCCGCAAGATGGCCGCTGACCGTGGCAAGATGGCCGCCGGGCACGAGATGGCCGCCGGGCACAAGATGGCCGCCGGGTACAAGATGGCCGCCGGGTACAAGATGGCGGCCGGGCACGACGCCGAAGAGGAGTCCAAGATGGCGCCCTGGTACAAAATGGCCGACGAGTCCAAGATGGCGGCCGGATACGGAACGGGAGAGGAatccaagatggcggcggcgcGGTACAAGATGGAGGAAAGGTCCGGGTGGGCGTGGCCGCGCCCGTCATGGCGGCCCCCGCCGCGGCCAATCGGCTTCGAGTGGGCGGGGCCTCCTCGCTACGGCTGGGGCGGCCATCTTGGGCGGCCATCTTGGTTTGATTCCGGCCGCCATTTTGAATCCGGCGGCCATTTCGAAGGAAGGCACGGCGGCCATTTCGAACCGAGGCACGGCGGCCATTTTGAAACCGCCGGCCATTTCGAATCAAGACACGGCGGCCATTACGCTTCCGGCGGCCATTTCGAACCGAGACGCGGCGGCCATTTTGAAGGAAGACAGCTCGGCCCTTTCGACGGCGGCCATTTGGAACCCGGCCGCCATTTCGACCCTTCCGGCCGCCATTTCGAAACCGTCCGCCATTTTGAATCCGCCCGCCATCTTGATTCTGGCGGCCATTTTGATTCCGGCGCCCATTTTGATTCCGGCGGCCATTTCGACCCCCACAGCCGCCATTTCCtcccacccccaccccacctCCAAGGGCGCCATCTTGCCGGCGGCCATTTTGAGGGCGCCGGCGGCCATTTTGACGGCGCCGGCGGCCATTTTGAGGGCGCCGGCGGCCATTTTGAGGGCGGTTGGGAGGCCCCGCCCACGGCGCTGTCGGTGCTGTACCTATTGGCCGTGGCGCTGCTGGTCACGTggcacctgctgctcctggtgacGCTCACCTACCGCCACACCTGGGCCCGCAACGCCGCCGGCGCCGCCCTCGGCTGGGCCGCCTGGGCCCTCACCTACCGCGGGTGGTACCGGTGGGCGTGGTCACCCGGGCCGCCGGGGTGGGGCTAG